A stretch of the Parabacteroides timonensis genome encodes the following:
- a CDS encoding TlpA family protein disulfide reductase gives MKQILSLLIVLLYCTTIQAKERVVELPAFDAWSSTSIEIQKIVLSDTATTVYIDAFYRPHNWIKIAKDSYLQADGKQYKLLSGIGMEPDKEIWMPESGTYSFQMIFPPLPENTTIVDFTEGDFEGSFSIWGIHLDGKPAFSPLAGKKNPKESPVLETPELKSGIATLKGHIAGFRPEMKLQGSTWAYNPVTGDVDENKISVDNKGDFTLELPLNHISVVNISANFMQAPVYLKPGETTSVEINFPEICRAQSKLQKDKPSLGEKYYFSGALAALNNEVCNSPLRGLPVGISSQEDYDQMFKDVATMNIDQFKQYWLDRREKGLKELDKYPHISDAYRKILVLNADMETAMQLMGYYVLEYAYRRANNIPRDSAAVGFVQPVITAGYYDFVPRLVPNDPIGLYASYYSNIIRSLQYANISGQPLPEGTKEFPDNTADLAKLMGTDKGILFDLIAAQRLARPIQEFKPLTDEELAQADKISPVIKNILTTMNNKLKQTIEENKKKSGYTVDRVNIADVPAEELFNAITTPYRGKVVFVDFWATWCGPCRMAMEQSEPVKKDFEGKDVVFLYLAGENSPKGAWEQMIPDIKGEHYRVTSDQWDFWGKKFGINGVPSYMVLSKDGTPVHFQVGFMGVEKMKEMIEDELKK, from the coding sequence ATGAAGCAAATCCTATCATTACTCATTGTACTCCTTTATTGTACAACGATACAAGCAAAAGAAAGAGTAGTAGAATTACCGGCATTTGACGCATGGAGTTCCACTTCTATCGAAATTCAAAAGATCGTATTAAGCGACACGGCAACAACAGTCTATATCGACGCATTTTATCGTCCCCACAACTGGATAAAGATCGCTAAAGACAGCTATCTGCAAGCCGACGGAAAACAATACAAGCTCCTGTCGGGTATTGGCATGGAACCGGATAAAGAAATATGGATGCCGGAATCGGGGACGTATTCCTTCCAGATGATTTTTCCACCGCTACCTGAAAATACAACAATTGTCGATTTCACCGAAGGAGATTTCGAAGGCTCATTCAGCATCTGGGGAATCCATTTAGATGGGAAACCGGCTTTTTCACCTCTTGCAGGCAAAAAGAACCCGAAAGAGTCCCCTGTTCTGGAAACTCCGGAACTGAAATCCGGTATCGCCACTTTAAAAGGCCATATCGCAGGCTTCCGCCCGGAAATGAAATTACAGGGATCTACATGGGCTTATAACCCGGTGACCGGTGATGTGGATGAAAATAAAATATCGGTAGACAATAAGGGTGATTTTACATTGGAACTGCCTCTTAACCATATCTCAGTGGTTAATATATCTGCCAATTTCATGCAGGCTCCGGTCTACCTGAAACCGGGAGAAACGACTTCTGTCGAAATAAACTTCCCCGAGATATGCCGTGCACAATCAAAATTACAGAAAGATAAACCGTCATTGGGAGAAAAGTACTATTTCAGCGGTGCTCTGGCAGCATTAAACAATGAAGTATGCAATAGTCCGCTGCGTGGTCTGCCGGTAGGTATCAGTTCGCAGGAAGATTACGATCAAATGTTTAAGGATGTAGCTACCATGAACATCGATCAGTTCAAACAGTACTGGCTGGACCGTAGAGAGAAAGGCCTGAAAGAACTCGATAAATATCCGCATATCAGCGATGCATATCGTAAAATTCTGGTGTTGAATGCCGATATGGAAACAGCAATGCAATTAATGGGGTACTATGTATTGGAATATGCCTACCGGAGAGCCAACAATATTCCGCGTGACTCGGCAGCCGTTGGATTCGTACAACCGGTTATCACTGCCGGATATTATGACTTTGTTCCGCGCCTGGTTCCTAACGATCCCATCGGGTTATATGCTTCTTATTACAGTAACATAATAAGAAGCCTCCAGTATGCAAACATCTCCGGACAGCCTCTTCCGGAAGGAACAAAAGAATTCCCGGACAATACAGCAGATCTTGCCAAATTAATGGGCACAGACAAAGGCATCCTGTTCGACTTGATAGCAGCTCAAAGACTGGCACGTCCTATCCAGGAATTCAAACCACTTACCGACGAAGAACTGGCTCAGGCGGATAAGATATCTCCTGTCATTAAAAACATACTGACAACGATGAATAACAAACTCAAGCAGACTATCGAAGAAAACAAAAAGAAATCCGGCTATACGGTCGACCGGGTTAATATCGCCGATGTCCCTGCAGAAGAATTATTCAATGCCATTACAACCCCTTACCGTGGAAAAGTCGTCTTCGTTGATTTCTGGGCAACGTGGTGCGGCCCTTGTCGTATGGCTATGGAGCAATCAGAGCCTGTAAAGAAAGATTTCGAAGGAAAAGATGTCGTATTCCTCTATCTTGCCGGAGAAAATTCGCCTAAAGGTGCTTGGGAACAGATGATTCCGGATATTAAAGGGGAACACTACCGCGTAACTTCCGACCAATGGGACTTCTGGGGAAAGAAATTCGGCATCAATGGCGTACCTTCGTATATGGTCCTGTCAAAAGACGGAACACCGGTTCATTTCCAGGTAGGTTTTATGGGAGTAGAGAAGATGAAAGAGATGATCGAGGATGAATTGAAAAAATAA
- a CDS encoding RNA polymerase sigma factor, whose translation MKELSTNTSAGTEQNTRVADIFRKYQAQLKGFINKRVSSREDSEDILQNVFYQFMKSDQEENPIEQIAAWLYSVARNQIIDRSRKRREEEMPYLSTNEDDGTFLKELSELMPDEDQSPEMDFIRSTVWKELEYALLELPDEQRTVFELTELEGIPFKEIAESTGIAVNTLISRKRYAVLFLRKRLYNLYEDIL comes from the coding sequence ATGAAAGAGTTATCGACAAATACATCTGCCGGTACTGAGCAAAATACACGCGTTGCAGATATCTTCCGGAAATATCAGGCGCAGCTGAAAGGCTTCATCAACAAACGGGTCTCATCCAGGGAGGACAGTGAAGATATTTTGCAAAACGTATTCTACCAGTTCATGAAAAGCGACCAGGAGGAAAACCCGATCGAACAGATTGCCGCCTGGTTGTATTCAGTTGCCCGCAACCAGATCATCGACCGGAGCCGGAAACGCCGTGAGGAAGAAATGCCGTATCTCTCTACTAACGAAGACGACGGTACTTTTCTGAAAGAGCTTTCCGAATTGATGCCCGATGAAGATCAGTCGCCGGAAATGGATTTCATCCGCTCCACCGTGTGGAAAGAACTGGAATATGCTTTACTCGAATTGCCAGATGAACAGCGGACTGTCTTTGAGCTGACAGAACTGGAAGGTATTCCGTTCAAAGAGATAGCGGAATCGACCGGAATAGCGGTCAATACATTGATTTCCAGGAAACGATATGCAGTATTATTCCTTCGGAAAAGGTTATATAATTTGTATGAGGATATATTATAA
- a CDS encoding ABC transporter ATP-binding protein, with protein sequence MKYLLLMIKTVALEKIFRTEEVETWALNKVNIEVKEGEFVAIMGPSGCGKSTLLNILGLLDNPTAGEYYLNGTEVSKYTEVQRTKLRKGIIGFVFQSFNLIDELNVYENIELPLLYMGVSASERKQKVKEAMERMAIVHREKHFPQQLSGGQQQRVAIARAVVANPKLILADEPTGNLDSKNGQEVMNLLSELNKEGTTIVMVTHSQHDAGYASRIINLFDGQVVTESVV encoded by the coding sequence ATTAAATATCTTTTACTCATGATTAAAACAGTAGCATTAGAGAAAATATTCCGCACAGAAGAAGTGGAAACATGGGCCTTGAATAAAGTGAATATTGAAGTGAAAGAAGGGGAGTTTGTAGCTATTATGGGACCTTCCGGTTGCGGCAAGTCTACGCTATTGAACATTCTCGGTCTGCTGGATAACCCGACTGCCGGTGAGTATTACCTGAACGGAACGGAAGTATCCAAATATACCGAAGTACAGCGAACTAAACTCCGTAAAGGAATTATCGGTTTCGTATTCCAGAGTTTCAACCTGATAGACGAACTGAACGTATATGAAAATATCGAACTTCCATTGCTTTATATGGGCGTATCAGCCTCCGAAAGAAAACAAAAGGTAAAAGAGGCTATGGAACGTATGGCTATCGTTCATCGGGAGAAACATTTTCCCCAACAATTATCCGGAGGGCAACAACAACGTGTGGCCATTGCCCGCGCCGTAGTAGCCAACCCCAAACTGATCCTTGCCGACGAACCCACCGGTAACCTGGATAGTAAGAATGGCCAGGAAGTAATGAACCTGCTTAGTGAGTTAAATAAAGAAGGAACTACCATTGTGATGGTAACTCACAGCCAGCACGATGCCGGATATGCTTCACGCATCATTAATCTGTTCGACGGTCAAGTTGTAACGGAATCTGTTGTATAA
- a CDS encoding alpha/beta hydrolase family protein, giving the protein MRNLKQLAFLICLSAYCTLSAQEAKKAMTFDEMVSWKRITEQAISHDGKWVACKMEPWRGDASILVYNAKGEMTASFRPAGHAEFSASSRYLLVTKKPELETVEALKLKKVKEEEMPADELVIFNLPDKKESIDSLKSYKLSETTDWIAYKRSSKSDSVLHVRSLDGAKEVLLADVKEFGFAKKGNILYYTTDSTLSTFTPDKGNSLIFEGKGVIKKVTFDEAGSKIAFLHSPDKDSIGTLCSLYLSENKAPARLVADRKQSFIPDSWVISENGDLRFSKNAERLFFGTAPAPQQKDTTILAENRPDVQIWKWDEAVQYTQQVYNKQKDLKKTYAAVYNINDNKSIQLANIEIPDLQTAAEGDAPIALLSTNLPYATEQMWEGRSRYDIYTVNLETGNRQQIKQAANTSMRLSPEGTFAYWYCAQDSSWYTRSMNDGKEYRLTTPKSFAAWDEDNDVPDYPSPHGLAGWTAGDRFLLIYDRYDIWKFDPTAQTSPVNLTVNGRKEQLSYRVVRLDKEKKFIDLAESQLLLAFNEKTKGTGYYNARFSTPAIPKTLLAGNFMLKTPVKAKETDAVIYTSETFEQYPDVRLSDLTFKKSVRLTNGGEQQAQINWGTAELVSWISLDGIPLEGVVYKPENFDPNKKYPVIVNFYERNSETLYAYHMPEPHRSTIDYHFYTSNGYIIFNPDVRYVDGYPGESCFNCVMPGITSLIAKGYVNEKAIGAQGHSWGGYQVAYLATRTNLFSAIESGAPVVNMFSAYGGIRWGSGLNRSFQYEHGQSRIGGTLWDSPLQYMENSPLFNMDKVTTPILIMHNDNDGHVPWYQGIEYFVALKRLQKPVWMLNYTGEIHWPLRLANRIDFQKRMFQFFQHYLNSQPMPQWMSEGVPAVDQEFKLGY; this is encoded by the coding sequence ATGAGGAATCTGAAACAATTGGCATTTTTAATCTGCCTGAGTGCTTATTGCACACTCTCTGCGCAGGAGGCCAAAAAGGCAATGACATTCGACGAGATGGTTAGCTGGAAACGGATCACCGAACAGGCTATTTCACACGATGGGAAATGGGTTGCCTGCAAAATGGAACCCTGGAGAGGGGATGCCAGCATACTGGTTTATAACGCCAAAGGAGAAATGACTGCATCCTTTCGTCCTGCCGGACACGCCGAATTCTCTGCTTCTTCCCGCTATCTGCTGGTCACCAAAAAGCCGGAACTGGAAACTGTAGAAGCATTAAAACTAAAGAAAGTAAAAGAAGAAGAGATGCCTGCCGACGAACTGGTTATCTTCAATCTTCCGGATAAGAAGGAGTCGATCGACTCTTTAAAATCATACAAATTATCAGAGACAACAGACTGGATCGCCTATAAAAGAAGCAGTAAATCTGATAGCGTATTGCATGTCCGCTCACTGGACGGAGCCAAAGAGGTACTGCTGGCCGATGTCAAAGAGTTCGGTTTCGCTAAAAAAGGAAATATCTTATATTATACAACCGACTCCACCCTGTCCACTTTTACTCCCGACAAAGGTAACTCATTGATTTTCGAAGGAAAAGGAGTCATCAAAAAAGTAACATTCGATGAAGCCGGAAGCAAAATCGCTTTCCTGCATAGTCCTGACAAAGATTCCATCGGCACACTATGTTCCCTGTATCTGTCCGAGAACAAAGCTCCTGCCCGTCTGGTTGCAGACCGCAAACAAAGTTTTATCCCTGACAGCTGGGTTATCAGCGAGAATGGCGACCTCCGCTTTTCAAAAAATGCCGAACGGCTTTTCTTCGGTACTGCACCGGCTCCCCAACAGAAAGACACGACTATACTGGCTGAAAACCGTCCCGATGTACAGATATGGAAATGGGATGAAGCGGTACAGTACACCCAACAGGTATATAACAAGCAAAAGGACCTGAAAAAAACGTATGCAGCCGTATATAACATCAACGATAACAAATCGATCCAACTGGCAAACATAGAAATACCGGATCTTCAAACCGCCGCAGAAGGAGATGCGCCGATCGCATTGCTGTCGACCAATCTGCCTTATGCCACTGAACAGATGTGGGAAGGAAGAAGCCGTTACGATATCTATACGGTAAATCTGGAAACAGGTAACCGCCAACAGATCAAACAAGCAGCAAATACCAGTATGCGTCTTTCTCCGGAAGGAACATTTGCCTACTGGTATTGTGCCCAGGATAGTTCATGGTATACGCGTTCGATGAACGATGGTAAAGAATACCGCCTGACAACTCCCAAGTCTTTTGCGGCCTGGGATGAAGACAATGACGTTCCTGACTATCCCTCCCCACACGGACTGGCAGGATGGACAGCCGGCGACCGTTTTTTGCTGATCTATGATCGTTACGACATCTGGAAATTCGATCCTACAGCCCAGACTTCTCCTGTCAACCTCACAGTAAACGGACGCAAAGAACAGTTATCCTACCGGGTAGTCCGGTTGGATAAGGAAAAGAAATTCATCGATTTAGCTGAATCCCAGTTATTATTGGCTTTCAACGAAAAGACAAAAGGTACAGGATACTACAATGCCCGCTTTTCGACTCCGGCCATCCCCAAAACATTGCTGGCCGGTAATTTCATGTTGAAAACTCCGGTAAAAGCGAAAGAAACCGATGCCGTGATCTATACCTCTGAAACATTCGAACAATATCCGGATGTCCGCCTGTCTGACCTGACCTTCAAAAAGTCTGTCCGCCTGACGAACGGAGGCGAACAGCAAGCTCAAATAAACTGGGGTACAGCAGAATTGGTTTCATGGATATCACTGGACGGCATACCGTTGGAAGGTGTTGTCTACAAACCTGAAAATTTTGATCCTAACAAGAAATATCCGGTAATCGTGAATTTCTACGAACGTAATTCGGAAACCCTTTACGCCTATCACATGCCGGAGCCACATCGTTCGACGATCGATTATCATTTCTATACCAGCAACGGATATATCATTTTCAACCCGGACGTACGTTATGTAGACGGTTATCCCGGAGAAAGCTGTTTCAACTGCGTTATGCCGGGTATCACCTCGCTGATTGCCAAAGGATATGTAAATGAAAAGGCTATCGGAGCCCAGGGACATAGCTGGGGTGGCTATCAGGTTGCTTATCTGGCCACCCGCACAAATCTGTTCTCAGCCATAGAATCAGGTGCACCGGTAGTCAATATGTTCAGTGCCTACGGTGGGATCCGCTGGGGATCAGGACTGAACCGTTCTTTCCAGTACGAGCACGGACAAAGCCGTATCGGAGGTACCTTATGGGATTCTCCGTTGCAATACATGGAAAACTCTCCTCTCTTCAATATGGATAAGGTAACGACTCCTATCCTGATCATGCACAATGACAACGACGGTCATGTGCCCTGGTATCAGGGTATCGAGTACTTTGTAGCACTCAAACGTTTGCAAAAACCGGTATGGATGCTCAATTATACAGGAGAAATACACTGGCCGCTACGCCTGGCAAACCGTATCGATTTCCAGAAACGTATGTTCCAGTTCTTCCAACACTACTTAAACAGCCAACCGATGCCTCAATGGATGAGCGAAGGTGTTCCGGCTGTCGATCAGGAGTTTAAATTAGGATACTAA
- a CDS encoding 4Fe-4S binding protein, whose protein sequence is MFGRKRKEVISLQVFAYECSGCGDCVKRCRREVLKMVNNGSCSYATVLNPENCVGCGNCVKSCRTHAIELITE, encoded by the coding sequence ATGTTCGGAAGAAAGAGAAAAGAAGTCATATCTTTACAAGTCTTTGCGTATGAGTGCAGTGGATGCGGCGATTGTGTAAAGAGATGCCGGAGGGAAGTGTTGAAGATGGTGAATAACGGTAGTTGCAGCTATGCCACAGTACTTAATCCGGAAAACTGTGTCGGATGCGGGAACTGTGTAAAATCCTGCCGGACACATGCCATAGAGTTAATAACAGAATAA